The Metamycoplasma cloacale genome includes a region encoding these proteins:
- a CDS encoding DEAD/DEAH box helicase family protein, producing the protein MKLTHIQFKAVNQLFNKFQNVITNNESYNKTIEFKAPTGAGKTFMIANLITQINQYAINNNENIVYIIATLSSSELPKQMENNLNDYREYLLDLPKVLRYESPSISNKSNKTDSNYHIKLYPNTIYIFGASSFGKNRIYTEYGIYEAFLKEIKDAGYKLVYIRDEAHHGGDTTKKSIYVENLNENINIYKLSTEASFEYKTQLYADYIIKMTATPKGLSEQVIIDEKELMSDSIKLLKTNLHYNEGLEQIQRKDFIDDEELLNIACLKFKEIKQQYADVINEPSLIGINPAMLIQIDDKYANKEKEFKQNLDNIINILEKHNLQYITYFSNDNSSSKTKLRGNYNLKSISDKLSPVDVIIFKIGPATGWNIPRACMLVQLRNVSSTTLNTQVLGRIKRNPNPSYEPTDLFNDKNSIRWNYYIYSNNNLEKQQEFKRVYLKLFNQFENETFTVGRINRGFNEVILNNQEYIEKISKLISDNREKIIEYFYEKKEFELNHKYIIGRLKEIKDNNGNIRNYVEKKINNLIELELFNIEQLQKYKHLIKQEFLLELFNDLKITQLSFQMFIFIIFSHYINEFNEIFNDIKQKSKNKNINQEYILEHKYCKLPVNTDLLITNDKTNNNLYIDEKEFKYAYHNIIERDNGFHYFDSNAERAVFDKLKEALDNIDKFKNNIRLWAKNPVHDGINFEYFNMNDIFNSYPDLIIKYISNKKEHEIIIEIKNEKDIDDTKTENILNSYNEYIKNFLQDQNEMKSSSLTMIVCRWKNNSNIEFRGFSTIDKLNELLNNSSYQNHIKFKNIFEIIEEDSI; encoded by the coding sequence ATGAAATTAACACACATTCAATTTAAAGCTGTTAATCAATTATTTAATAAATTTCAAAACGTCATCACTAATAATGAATCATATAATAAAACAATTGAATTTAAAGCACCAACAGGTGCTGGTAAAACATTTATGATTGCAAATTTAATTACACAAATAAATCAATATGCAATTAATAATAATGAAAATATTGTTTATATAATAGCTACTTTATCTTCATCTGAATTACCTAAACAAATGGAGAATAATTTAAATGATTATCGTGAATATTTATTAGATCTTCCCAAAGTATTAAGATATGAATCACCGTCTATTTCTAATAAATCAAACAAAACAGATTCTAATTATCATATTAAACTTTATCCAAATACCATTTATATATTCGGAGCATCTTCTTTTGGCAAAAACAGAATATATACGGAATATGGAATATATGAAGCATTTCTAAAAGAAATAAAAGATGCTGGATATAAATTAGTATATATTCGTGATGAGGCGCATCACGGTGGTGATACAACCAAAAAATCAATATATGTTGAAAATCTAAATGAAAATATAAATATATATAAATTATCCACTGAAGCTTCTTTTGAATACAAAACTCAATTATATGCTGATTACATTATTAAAATGACTGCAACACCCAAAGGACTATCTGAACAAGTTATTATTGATGAAAAAGAACTAATGAGTGATTCTATTAAATTATTAAAAACAAATTTGCATTATAATGAAGGTCTTGAACAAATACAACGGAAGGATTTTATTGATGATGAAGAACTTTTGAATATTGCATGTTTAAAATTTAAAGAAATTAAACAACAATACGCTGATGTTATTAATGAACCATCATTAATTGGAATTAATCCTGCAATGTTAATTCAAATTGATGATAAATATGCAAATAAAGAAAAAGAATTTAAGCAAAACTTAGATAATATCATTAATATTTTAGAAAAACACAACTTACAATATATAACATATTTTAGTAATGACAATTCCTCATCTAAAACAAAATTAAGAGGAAATTATAATTTAAAATCAATATCTGATAAATTATCACCTGTTGATGTAATAATTTTTAAAATTGGGCCTGCTACTGGATGAAATATTCCTAGAGCATGTATGCTTGTTCAATTAAGAAATGTTTCATCAACAACTTTAAATACACAAGTTTTAGGAAGAATTAAAAGAAATCCCAATCCCTCATATGAACCAACTGATCTGTTTAATGATAAGAATTCTATTAGATGAAATTATTATATCTACAGTAATAATAATTTAGAAAAACAACAAGAGTTTAAAAGGGTTTATCTTAAATTATTTAATCAATTTGAAAATGAAACTTTCACAGTCGGAAGAATAAACCGCGGTTTTAATGAAGTTATTTTAAATAACCAAGAATATATTGAAAAAATTTCAAAATTAATTAGTGATAATAGAGAAAAAATTATTGAATATTTTTATGAAAAAAAAGAATTTGAATTAAACCATAAATATATTATTGGACGTTTAAAAGAAATTAAAGATAATAATGGGAATATAAGAAATTATGTCGAAAAGAAAATTAACAATTTAATTGAATTAGAATTGTTTAATATTGAACAATTACAGAAATATAAACATTTAATAAAACAAGAGTTTTTACTGGAATTATTTAATGATTTAAAAATAACTCAATTATCTTTTCAAATGTTTATATTCATAATTTTCAGCCATTACATAAATGAATTCAATGAGATATTTAATGATATAAAACAAAAAAGCAAAAATAAAAATATAAATCAAGAATATATTTTAGAACATAAATATTGTAAACTACCAGTTAATACTGATTTGCTTATTACCAACGATAAAACAAATAATAATTTATATATCGATGAAAAAGAATTCAAATATGCTTACCATAACATAATAGAAAGGGATAATGGATTTCATTATTTTGATTCTAATGCTGAACGAGCTGTTTTCGATAAATTAAAAGAAGCACTAGATAATATTGATAAATTTAAAAACAATATTCGTTTATGAGCTAAAAACCCAGTACATGATGGTATTAATTTCGAATATTTCAATATGAATGATATATTTAATTCATACCCAGATTTAATAATTAAATACATAAGCAATAAAAAAGAACATGAAATTATTATTGAAATTAAAAATGAAAAAGACATTGATGATACAAAAACTGAGAATATATTAAATTCTTATAATGAATATATTAAAAACTTTCTACAAGACCAAAACGAAATGAAATCCAGTTCATTAACAATGATAGTTTGCAGATGAAAAAATAATTCAAATATTGAATTTAGGGGTTTCAGTACAATTGATAAATTAAATGAACTTTTAAATAATTCAAGTTATCAAAATCACATAAAGTTTAAAAATATATTTGAAATAATTGAAGAAGATTCTATATAA
- a CDS encoding variable surface lipoprotein, producing the protein MKKSKKILLTFASLSLGLPISLPLIAASCDKKEKKEEVIDFSEFESLNKTYNEKLASLDTKLLSVTNESIKGSIQKFPTFSKETIKTKEQLIDTMKQLRVSSQLIDITTKYIDKIIASVDEPVSDDVEVNKAEVTQLTESYNLKVQKIKDLLISHGQEIIIKLLIEPFSKLIEKQPETDAQYGIKVSEMRTYNLMMDMMYEIFEISLQSL; encoded by the coding sequence ATGAAAAAATCTAAAAAAATTTTATTAACCTTTGCAAGTCTATCATTGGGGTTGCCAATATCTTTACCTTTAATTGCTGCATCATGCGATAAAAAAGAAAAGAAAGAAGAAGTTATTGATTTTTCTGAATTTGAATCTCTAAACAAAACTTATAATGAAAAATTAGCAAGTCTTGATACAAAACTTTTATCAGTTACTAACGAAAGTATTAAAGGAAGCATTCAAAAGTTTCCAACATTCAGTAAAGAAACTATAAAAACAAAAGAGCAATTAATTGACACAATGAAACAATTAAGAGTGTCATCACAACTTATAGATATAACTACAAAATACATTGATAAAATAATTGCATCAGTTGATGAGCCTGTTTCAGATGATGTGGAAGTAAATAAAGCAGAAGTTACTCAATTAACAGAAAGTTATAATCTTAAAGTTCAAAAAATAAAAGACTTATTAATTTCTCACGGACAAGAAATAATTATTAAATTATTAATTGAACCATTTTCAAAATTAATTGAAAAACAACCAGAAACAGATGCTCAATATGGCATTAAAGTATCAGAAATGAGAACATACAACCTAATGATGGACATGATGTATGAAATTTTCGAAATAAGCCTTCAATCATTGTAA
- the ylqF gene encoding ribosome biogenesis GTPase YlqF, translating to MIHWFPGHMAKEFKNLEKKQKLYDVFIIVLDSRIPISSFNNEIYKIANNKPILFILNKSDKTDINKIQKYISEYQTKGKVILTNLKSNQAYKQINSALNNFYNEFKKKNDAKGKLTPALKCIVVGVPNVGKSTLINLLAKSKVTKVGATAGVTRAEQWINCKNYMLLDTPGLLMPKISSDEVGAKLAIVGSIRLEALNQNELIVALYQLISKTYPSKLIDINLTPTLNEDEIFANIEQYAKNNNWLLKNEVYDTNKAINQLINYFKNLDSIIYD from the coding sequence ATGATACATTGATTTCCCGGTCATATGGCTAAGGAGTTTAAAAATCTAGAGAAAAAACAGAAATTATATGATGTTTTTATCATTGTCTTAGATAGTAGAATTCCTATTAGCAGTTTTAATAACGAGATATATAAAATCGCTAATAACAAACCTATTTTATTTATATTAAATAAATCAGATAAAACTGATATTAATAAAATTCAAAAATATATAAGTGAATATCAAACAAAAGGTAAAGTTATTTTAACTAACTTAAAAAGCAATCAAGCATACAAACAAATTAACTCTGCTTTAAATAATTTCTATAATGAATTTAAGAAAAAAAATGATGCAAAGGGTAAATTAACTCCTGCATTGAAATGTATTGTTGTAGGTGTACCCAATGTTGGTAAAAGTACTTTAATTAATTTATTAGCAAAATCTAAAGTTACTAAAGTTGGTGCTACAGCTGGTGTAACTCGTGCAGAACAATGAATTAATTGTAAAAACTATATGCTACTAGATACCCCAGGTCTATTAATGCCAAAAATTAGTAGTGATGAAGTTGGTGCTAAATTAGCTATAGTTGGTTCAATTAGATTAGAAGCTTTAAATCAAAATGAATTAATTGTTGCACTATATCAATTAATTAGTAAAACATATCCATCAAAATTAATCGATATCAATTTAACTCCAACATTAAACGAAGATGAAATCTTTGCTAATATAGAACAATATGCAAAGAATAATAACTGGTTGCTGAAAAACGAAGTATATGATACAAATAAAGCAATTAATCAATTAATTAATTATTTTAAAAATTTAGATTCAATTATTTACGATTAA
- a CDS encoding tRNA (cytidine(34)-2'-O)-methyltransferase, whose translation MINIVLYQPEISPNTSNIIRTCFATQAKLHIIKPVAFDIHPHWMKRNGAGHFLSEIQHEIHNSYTDFYNKYGHKNIFYITRYGLNNYAEIDYVKEAKEHNGELWIMFGTESTGIPKSIMQTNIDNCLRIPMWQDCRSLNLANTVAILLYEISRQNNFDNLSKYEVQKGKDFILQK comes from the coding sequence ATGATTAATATAGTTTTATACCAACCAGAGATATCACCAAACACGTCGAATATCATTCGTACATGTTTTGCAACACAAGCTAAATTACATATCATTAAACCTGTTGCTTTTGATATTCATCCACATTGAATGAAAAGAAATGGTGCAGGACATTTTCTAAGTGAAATTCAACATGAAATTCATAATAGTTATACAGATTTCTATAATAAATATGGTCATAAAAATATCTTTTATATCACTCGTTATGGATTGAATAATTATGCAGAAATTGATTATGTAAAAGAGGCAAAAGAACACAATGGCGAATTATGAATAATGTTTGGGACAGAAAGTACTGGTATTCCTAAATCAATTATGCAAACAAATATTGATAACTGTTTAAGAATTCCAATGTGACAAGATTGTAGAAGTTTAAATCTAGCAAATACAGTTGCAATTTTGCTATACGAAATTTCTCGTCAAAACAACTTTGATAATCTTTCAAAATACGAAGTGCAAAAAGGTAAAGATTTTATACTACAAAAATAA
- the ffh gene encoding signal recognition particle protein: MLDFIQKRMQRSMEKLNKKITIEEADILEVLREVKLALLEADVNLEVVKNFTKEVKEKALNSQIIGKLNKQQTVLKIFKDELTRILGTKSCEIKMKSNPTVIMMVGLQGSGKTTTSAKLASYLRKKKMCQSPLLVGDDIYRPAAREQLEQLSKQIDTNFYTEDINDAVKIAVNAKQYAIDNKHDLVIIDTAGRLAIDETLMQELQNIKKYTHPDYIFLVVDAMSGQDVINVAKIFNEQLSVDGTVITKLDSDARGGAALSITHLLQIPIIFIGVGEKINGLEQFHPDRMADRILGMGDVLSLIEKASEEVDEKMMKKIGYRMVSGKFDLNDLMNSLEQIKKLGKMKSLLKMIPGLAGKIDDAKIEEAEEKFHVYKILMDSMTQAEKKNPKLLKNSERKERILKGSGRTAREYNLLLTDFDRMSKQMKDFASGKLQLKPGLF; the protein is encoded by the coding sequence ATGTTAGATTTTATACAAAAAAGAATGCAACGTTCAATGGAAAAATTGAATAAAAAAATCACCATTGAAGAAGCTGATATATTAGAAGTTTTAAGAGAAGTTAAATTAGCATTACTAGAAGCCGACGTTAACCTTGAGGTTGTTAAGAATTTCACAAAAGAAGTTAAAGAAAAAGCTTTAAATAGTCAAATTATTGGTAAATTAAACAAACAACAAACTGTTTTAAAAATTTTCAAAGACGAACTTACAAGAATTCTTGGAACAAAAAGTTGTGAAATTAAAATGAAAAGTAATCCAACTGTGATTATGATGGTTGGATTACAAGGTTCTGGTAAAACAACAACATCTGCTAAATTAGCTTCATATTTAAGAAAGAAGAAAATGTGTCAATCTCCTTTATTAGTTGGAGATGATATTTATCGTCCAGCAGCGAGAGAACAACTTGAACAATTATCTAAACAAATTGATACTAACTTTTATACAGAAGATATCAATGACGCAGTTAAAATTGCAGTTAATGCTAAACAATATGCAATTGATAATAAACATGATTTAGTTATTATTGATACAGCCGGTCGTTTGGCAATTGACGAAACTTTAATGCAAGAACTACAAAATATCAAGAAATACACCCATCCAGATTACATCTTTTTAGTTGTCGATGCAATGTCAGGTCAAGATGTGATCAACGTAGCTAAAATCTTTAACGAACAATTAAGCGTTGATGGAACTGTGATTACTAAATTAGATAGTGATGCAAGAGGTGGAGCTGCGTTATCAATTACTCATTTACTTCAAATCCCAATCATTTTTATTGGGGTTGGTGAAAAAATTAATGGATTAGAACAATTCCATCCAGATAGAATGGCAGATAGAATCCTAGGAATGGGTGATGTTTTATCATTAATTGAAAAAGCTTCAGAAGAAGTTGATGAAAAAATGATGAAGAAAATCGGATACAGAATGGTATCTGGAAAATTTGACTTAAACGATTTAATGAATAGTTTAGAACAAATTAAAAAACTTGGAAAAATGAAATCATTGTTAAAAATGATTCCAGGTCTAGCTGGTAAGATTGACGATGCAAAAATTGAAGAAGCGGAAGAGAAATTCCATGTTTATAAAATATTAATGGATTCAATGACACAAGCTGAAAAGAAAAACCCTAAATTATTGAAAAATAGTGAAAGAAAAGAAAGAATTCTTAAAGGTAGCGGACGTACTGCGCGTGAATATAATTTATTATTAACTGATTTTGATCGTATGTCAAAACAAATGAAAGATTTTGCAAGTGGTAAATTACAACTAAAACCAGGATTATTTTAA